The sequence GGTGGGGGCGGTGGCGTCGACAAGCTCTTTGATCGAAGCCAGAGACATTCCGGTACTGCGATACAAGACAATGAGCGCGCCACGCTGCAGGTCGCTATCCGAGTAGAGCCGGTAGCCGGACCAGGTGCGCCCGCTTGGGGTCAATAAGCCCAGGCTGTCCCAATGGCGTAGCGCTTTGGGTGTGACGCCGAGGGCCTCAGCTGCTTCTGAAATGGTGATCATGGTTCCTAGTGTGGAGGTTGCCGCGACGGCAAGGTCAAGCTACGGCCCCGTGACCCTAAACGGGCTTGGTTGCCGCGTGCATCGCCACGATGCCGAAGGTGAGGTTTTGCCACCCGCAGTCCTGCCAACCATTGGCGTTAATCTCAGCGGCAAGACCTTCTTGGTCTGGCCAGGCACGTATCGACTCCGCCAGGTACTCATACGCAGGCGCGTTGGAGCTGACCACCTTCGCGATCGCCGGTAGTGCCCGCATCAGGTACTCCTTGTAGATCGTGGAGAACACCGGCACCACAGGGGTGGAAAACTCGTTAACCACCAGTGTTCCGCCCGGCTTAGTCACCCGCGCCATCTCACGCAGACCCGCCCGAAAATCATGGATATTGCGCAGCCCATAGGAAATGGTCACAGCGTCGAAGGACTCGTCGTCGAAAGGCAACTGCATCGCATCGCCCACCACCATGGGCACGTCCCGCTCCCGGCCAGCCTCCAGCATGCCCTGGGAGAAGTCGCAGGCCACGCACCACGCCCCGGACTTCGCAAGCTCCACCGTGCTCACCGCAGTACCCGCCGCGAGGTCCAGTACTTTCTGCCCCGGCTTCAGATTGAGGCGCTGCCGGGTCCGTTTGCGCCAGTACCGATCCTGCCCGAACGACAGGATCGTGTTCGTGATGTCATAGTTCTTGCCCACATCGTCGAACATTCCCGCGACGTCGAAGGGTTGCTTATCCAGATTCGCCTTGGCCATAGCACGCCAGTGTAGTTGACGCTCTCTTTCCGTAGCGCGCCAGCGCCACCGGTCGGCGCGTGCCAGCGCTACCGGTCGGCGCGTGCCAGCGCTACCGGTCGGCGCGTGCCAGCGCTACCGGTCGGCGCGTGCCGACGACACTCTGCACCGCTGCCCCGCAAAGCAACGCGACAAAAGTGCGATACTTTATTTCATGTCAACAGTGCCCACCCGAACAAGAAAGACCCGCCGCAGGCCAGTAATCGCCCTGGCGGTTCTCGTTAGCGTCGCAATTGTCGCGCTCCTTGGAGCGTGGTGGTGGAAAAATCGCGCACCGGGTGGGCACCACCTAGAGTTTTCTGCACCGGATGCCGCCCAGATGTGGCTGACGGCTGACTACGGCACCGATCCGAATCGGTATTCAGGCTGTTCGCGTGCCTGGGCACGTCCTCGCGGTGAGTTCGGATTCTTCCACCGCCCTCGTTGGCTGCGGGCATGCTAGTGATGGTGCCCATCACCCGGCAGGCTCCTTTACGCTGCGCGGAATACGCCTAGAAACGGGGCAGACCCTATGGACGCTTGATCTTCCGGCGGACACAGCCTGGCCACCTAACGAGCGTTTTCTCGCAACCATTGGCGATGAGGCTCTGTTTAACTTCCCCCGCAACTCACCCGAAGGCCCAGGCATTTACTCGGTTGATATTACAACCGGGAAGATCAAGAAGCTCTACACCACCGACAAACATCACGCCATGCAGTTCATTGGAACCGCTACCGGCGGCGACCTACTGTTTTCCGCCAGGGCCCTCTCCGCAGAAGGCCCCCTCAGCTTGTCTCAGCCGATCACGCACATTCTGCGTATCTCCCCTTCCGGGGAACTCGTCTATAACAGCCAGTTGCCGCCAGGGGCTTTCGGCGCATACATAAACGGTTCCGATAACGATGGGTTCAATTGCAGGATCGTCGGCGACACTGTTGCTTGTCACGGCGCGGTCGAAGAGCCACACAACGATATCGGCTGGGTTTTTCTAGCTGCTGACACCGGGGAGGTTTCTTCCTTCGTACCCACGCTTTATGCCGATAACGTGTATCTGGTGTGCGATGCCTATCTCCTGCACACCGACGGGACCTGGCAGGCGAAAAGCTATGACGGGGAAGATTTGAACACCACCATTGAGCAATTAACGGCGGTTTACCCGCTTGAGGGTAGTTCTGCGTGTGTCAGCCTGGATGCTTATCGACGCCTCACTAACACCACCAAAAACTATGGGTCTGTAGTCGTCGATGCTGCTGGACGTGTCACCGCGTACCATGACCGCACCTACCCTTCGCAGCGTCGGCTGAATTTCGCGGGGTCCGATGCCACCAGATCTGCGGAACCTGATTCGTTGGGGGCGGACCATTTGTGAGCGCTAACAGTGAACTTTTTGCCGAGAAAAAATCTAACGCTGTGGAGTTCTTCAACGCAGAGAACTCGTCTCACTCATTTCCTGCACAAGGGCCGGTCACTTTGTCTAACGGAATTCTCGCCATCAGGCTGTACTCGGATGCGCCAGAGGACCCCAGCGCGGAATCCATCGTCTTCCTGCCCCAAGAGTTTTCATAACCAGTGAAGCATTTACGGGACTTATGCGGCAAAATCAAGATACGACCCTGGAGTAAAGACCATAGATACTCCTTCAACACCTGGTTGATGAGCTAAGCCAAAAATAGCATCTGATCCGCGCAACAGGCTAGTGAACTACCCAACAGTTAAATTTTGCAATAGTACCCGGCACCACGGTCTCGTTTATCTTTCAGCACCACTAGCGTCTGCAGGGCGCTACCAGCGGTGTGCGCGATGCTGCGCCTGGCTTCCACAATTTTTTGTTAGTTTTCTTGCTGTAGTGTTGTGGCCTGGGTGTTTGGTGGCGGGTGGGGGTGTTTTTGGGGACTAGGCGAGGTTAGGAAAGGCTCGAGCTTCCACGGTCAGGGCTAGTCCCCAGGAACAGCTCCAAAATTGGCAGGAATGGCATCATTAGCAGTCCGGTGAAGAAGTGCCAAATGGCCTGGAAGCCTTGGCCAAGGAAGCTGCTGGCAGCACCGGTTTCGCCCCGCTTGATGGCTTCGCCAGCGTTGTCGAATCCGTGCAGCGGGTCATTGACTTCGTCGTCCCCGGTCCACACGTCGCTTTTCGGCAGGGCCGGGGATTCGTCGTTAAGCGTGCGGCCTTCAGCGCAGGCCTGGAAGGCCTCATGCCACGTCTTGTTGTACTCGTTGAATTTCGCCATGTAGGCGTTGTAGGCCGCGGTGTCGATGGCAGTGTACGGCTCCGAGAAGCCCTTCACCGCGCCGTCGAAGGCAGGGTGGTTTGCCTCGTGGTAGCCGTTATTCATCTGGTCAAGGTAGCTTTTCGCCTGGCTGTGACCGTACTTCTTCGACAGCGCCTGCAAGCCGCCGTAGGAAGGCACGTCGCCGAAGCGGGCGTTCATCATCACTGCGGTGCCCAGCGATTCGCTCTCGCCGGTGTTGAAGCCGTGGGCCTTCGCCATCTCGTCGACGCGGTTGATGGTGTCCCAGGCCCACTGTGGGTT comes from Corynebacterium cystitidis and encodes:
- a CDS encoding demethylmenaquinone methyltransferase translates to MAKANLDKQPFDVAGMFDDVGKNYDITNTILSFGQDRYWRKRTRQRLNLKPGQKVLDLAAGTAVSTVELAKSGAWCVACDFSQGMLEAGRERDVPMVVGDAMQLPFDDESFDAVTISYGLRNIHDFRAGLREMARVTKPGGTLVVNEFSTPVVPVFSTIYKEYLMRALPAIAKVVSSNAPAYEYLAESIRAWPDQEGLAAEINANGWQDCGWQNLTFGIVAMHAATKPV